A genomic stretch from Ovis canadensis isolate MfBH-ARS-UI-01 breed Bighorn chromosome 5, ARS-UI_OviCan_v2, whole genome shotgun sequence includes:
- the LOC138441713 gene encoding olfactory receptor 7G1-like, translated as MGPRNKTGVSEFLLMEVTKDLELQPLHFILFLFIYLVTILGNLLIIMAVISDSHLHTPMYLFLYNLSFTDICLSTTTIPKMLVNIQTQNQSITYTGCLTQLCFVLVFASLESFLLAVMAYDRYVAICHPLRYMAIMNFRLCGWLSLFSLSISIVDALLHGLMVLQLTFCTDLEIPLFFCEVVQVIKLACSDTLINNILIYLAASIFGGVPVCGIIFSYTQIVSSVLRMPSVSGKYKAFSTCVSHLSIVSLFYGTGLGVYISSALINSPRQTAVASVIYTVVPQMMNPFIYSLRNRDMKEALRKLISKIPLPFQDCVI; from the coding sequence ATGGGACCCAGAAACAAAACAGGAGTTTCAGAATTCCTTCTTATGGAAGTGACAAAGGATCTGGAACTGCAGCCACTCCACTTCATTCTGTTCCTGTTCATATACCTAGTCACCATTCTGGGAAACCTGCTCATCATCATGGCTGTCATCTCTgactcccacctccacacccccatgtacctCTTTCTCTACAACCTGTCCTTTACTGACATCTGTTTAAGCACGACCACGATCCCAAAGATGCTGGTGAACATCCAAACACAGAATCAGAGCATCACTTATACAGGCTGCCTCACCCAGCTCTGCTTTGTCCTGGTGTTTGCTAGTTTGGAAAGTTTTCTCCTTGCAGTAATGGCCTATGACCGGTATGTGGCCATTTGTCACCCACTGAGGTACATGGCCATCATGAACTTTCGTCTTTGTGGTTGGCTGAGTCTATTCTCCTTGTCTATTAGCATCGTGGATGCCCTGCTCCACGGCCTGATGGTGTTGCAGCTGACGTTTTGCACAGATCTGGAAATCCCCCTCTTCTTCTGTGAAGTTGTTCAGGTCATCAAGCTTGCATGCTCTGATACCCTCATCAACAATATCCTGATATATTTGGCAGCTAGCATATTTGGGGGTGTTCCTGTGTGTGGAATCATATTCTCCTATACTCAAATTGTCTCCTCAGTTTTGAGAATGCCATCAGTGAGTGGAAAGTACAAAGCTTTTTCCACCTGTGTTTCTCACCTCTCAATTGTGTCCTTATTTTATGGCACAGGCTTGGGGGTGTACATTAGCTCTGCTCTTATCAATTCTCCCAGGCAGACTGCAGTGGCTTCAGTGATTTACACAGTTGTCCCTCAAATGATGAACCCTTTCATCTATAGTTTGAGGAACAGGGACATGAAGGAAGCTTTGAGAAAACTCATCAGTAAGATACCACTGCCTTTTCAGGACTGTGTTATTTAA
- the LOC138441715 gene encoding olfactory receptor 7G1-like, which yields MGPRNKTGVSEFLLMEVTEDLELQPLHVILFLFIYLVTILGNLLIIMAVISDSHLHTPMYLFLYNLSFTDICLSTTTIPKMLVNIQTQNQSITYTSCLIQLCFVLIFVSLENSLLAVMAYDQYAAICHPLRYIVIMSSCLCGQLILFSLFISIVDALLHSLMVLQLTFCTDLEIPLFFCEVVQVIKLACSDTLINNILIYLATSIFGGIPVCGIIFSYSQIVSSVLRMPSASGKYKAFSTCGSHLSVVSLFYGTGFGVYISSALTNSSRNTAVLSMMYTVVPQMMNPFIYSLRNRDMKGALRKLIVRTPSFL from the coding sequence atgGGACCCAGAAACAAAACAGGAGTTTCAGAATTCCTTCTTATGGAAGTGACAGAAGATCTGGAACTGCAGCCACTCCACGTCATTCTGTTCCTGTTCATATACCTAGTCACCATTCTGGGAAACCTGCTCATTATCATGGCTGTCATCTCTgactcccacctccacacccccatgtacctCTTTCTCTACAACTTGTCCTTTACTGACATTTGTTTAAGCACAACCACGATCCCAAAGATGCTAGTGAATATCCAAACACAGAATCAGAGCATCACTTATACAAGCTGCCTCATCCAGCTCTGCTTCGTcctaatctttgttagtttggaAAATAGTCTTCTTGCAGTAATGGCCTATGACCAGTATGCGGCCATTTGTCACCCACTAAGGTATATTGTCATCATGAGCTCCTGCCTCTGTGGCCAGCTGATTCTATTCTCCTTGTTTATTAGCATCGTGGATGCCCTGCTCCACAGCCTGATGGTGTTGCAGCTGACCTTTTGCACAGATCTGGAAATCCCCCTCTTCTTCTGTGAAGTTGTTCAGGTCATCAAGCTTGCATGTTCTGATACCCTCATTAACAATATCCTGATATATTTGGCAACTAGCATATTTGGGGGTATTCCTGTGTGTGGAATCATTTTCTCTTATAGTCAGATAGTGTCCTCTGTCTTGAGAATGCCATCAGCAAGTGGAAAGTATAAAGCTTTTTCCACCTGTGGCTCTCacctctcagttgtgtccttaTTCTATGGGACAGGTTTTGGGGTGTACATTAGTTCTGCTCTTACTAACTCGTCCAGAAACACTGCCGTGCTTTCAATGATGTACACTGTTGTTCCTCAGATGATGAACCCCTTCATTTATAGCCTGAGGAACAGGGACATGAAAGGAGCCTTGAGGAAACTCATCGTTAGGACTCCTTCTTTCCTGTGA
- the LOC138441714 gene encoding olfactory receptor 7G1-like has translation MEQRNKTRASDFLLMEVTEDPELRSFLFSLFLFMYLITILGNLLIILAVSSDSHLHTPMYFFLSNLSINDICLSTTTIPKMLVNIQTQNQSITYTGCLTQICFVLVFASLESSLLAVMAYDRYVAICHPLRYTVIMSPRLCGLVILLPLFIIIMDALLHTLMVLQLTFCTDLEIPLFFCEVVQVIKLACSDTLINNILIYLATSIFGGVPVCGIIFSYSQIVSSVLRMPSASGKYKAFSTCGSHLSVVSLFYGTGFGVYISSALTNSSRNTAVLSMMYTVVPQMMNPFIYSLRNRDMKGALRKLIVRTPSFL, from the coding sequence ATGGAACAGAGGAATAAAACACGTGCTTCCGATTTTCTTCTCATGGAAGTGACAGAGGATCCAGAGCTGCGGTCCTTCCTTTTCAGCCTCTTCTTGTTCATGTATCTGATCACAATCCTGGGAAATCTGCTCATCATCCTAGCCGTCAGCTCTgactcccacctccacacccccatgtacttctttctcTCCAATCTGTCTATTAACGACATCTGTTTAAGCACTACCACAATCCCAAAGATGCTAGTGAACATCCAAACACAGAATCAGAGCATCACTTATACAGGCTGCCTCACACAGATCTGCTTTGTCCTGGTGTTTGCTAGTTTGGAAAGTTCTCTCCTTGCAGTAATGGCCTATGACCGATATGTGGCCATTTGTCACCCACTGAGGTATACTGTCATCATGAGCCCCCGCCTCTGTGGGCTGGTGATATTACTCCccctgtttattattattatggatgCCCTGCTCCACACTCTGATGGTGTTACAGCTGACCTTCTGCACAGACCTGGAAATCCCCCTCTTCTTCTGTGAAGTTGTTCAGGTCATCAAGCTTGCATGTTCTGATACCCTCATTAACAATATCCTGATATATTTGGCAACTAGCATATTTGGGGGTGTTCCTGTGTGTGGAATCATTTTCTCTTATAGTCAGATAGTGTCCTCTGTCTTGAGAATGCCATCAGCAAGTGGAAAGTATAAAGCTTTTTCCACCTGTGGCTCTCacctctcagttgtgtccttgTTCTATGGGACAGGTTTTGGGGTGTACATTAGTTCTGCTCTTACTAACTCGTCCAGAAACACTGCCGTGCTTTCAATGATGTACACTGTTGTTCCTCAGATGATGAACCCCTTCATTTATAGCCTGAGGAACAGGGACATGAAAGGAGCCTTGAGGAAACTCATCGTTAGGACTCCTTCTTTCCTGTGA
- the LOC138441716 gene encoding olfactory receptor 7G2-like: MELRNKTGVSGFLLMEVTEDPKLQSVVFSLFLSMYLVTVLGNLLIILLAINYDPHLHTPMYFLLSNLSFTDICLSTTTIPKMLMNIHTQNQSIAYAGCLMQVHFVLMLASLDSCILSAMAYDLYVAVCHPLRYTVIMYSRLCCLLILLSLFTIFVDALLHSRMLLQLSFCAALEIPLLFCEVVQVIKLSCSDTLINNILIYFASSILGGIPVCGIIFSYVQIVSSVLRIASASGKYKVFSTCGSHLSIVSLFYWTAFGVYISSAFTNSPRNSVVL, encoded by the coding sequence ATGGAGCTCAGAAACAAAACGGGTGTTTCAGGATTTCTTCTCATGGAAGTGACAGAGGATCCAAAACTGCAGTCTGTTGTCTTCAGCCTGTTCCTGTCCATGTACCTGGTCACTGTGCTGGGAAACCTGCTCATCATCCTGCTGGCCATCAACTATgacccccacctccacacccccatgtacttcctcCTCTCCAACCTCTCCTTTACTGACATCTGTTTAAGCACAACCACAATCCCAAAGATGCTGATGAACATCCACACACAGAACCAAAGCATTGCTTATGCAGGCTGCCTCATGCAGGTCCACTTTGTCCTGATGTTGGCAAGTTTGGATAGTTGTATTCTTTCAGCAATGGCTTACGATCTCTATGTGGCCGTTTGTCATCCACTGAGGTACACTGTCATCATGTACTCTCGTCTCTGTTGCTTGttgattcttctttctctgtttacTATCTTTGTGGATGCCCTGCTCCACAGTCGGATGCTCTTGCAGCTGTCCTTCTGTGCAGCTCTTGAAATCCCCCTCTTATTCTGTGAAGTTGTTCAGGTCATCAAGCTTTCATGCTCTGATACCCTCATCAACAATATCCTGATATATTTTGCATCTAGCATATTAGGTGGTATTCCTGTGTGTGGAATCATTTTCTCTTATGTTCAGATAGTGTCCTCTGTGTTGAGAATAGCATCAGCAAGTGGAAAGTATAAAGTTTTTTCCACCTGTGGGTCTCACCTCTCAATTGTGTCCTTATTTTATTGGACAGCTTTTGGTGTGTACATTAGCTCTGCTTTTACTAATTCTCCCAGAAACAGTGTGGTGCTTTGA